The Rhododendron vialii isolate Sample 1 chromosome 5a, ASM3025357v1 genome contains a region encoding:
- the LOC131325685 gene encoding uncharacterized protein LOC131325685 isoform X2, protein MGEKRIRGQPQKEEEEEELVVENEGKKKKSEAVSGYEQFRDQRIKENMERLQKLGILDLSRNLKPEPKKRLKKDPSQKKPSSTSSDPPRRSSRLQTVERVVYVEKRTPKKKARESEEIEIHIEEGSKPEIYTEEDMKLLGDSKTAWTLMVDGYGEDGERIYDPFYGKSCHQCRQKTLGHRTSCSTCTSVQGQFCGDCLYTSFYHFTDMGKIFWKQTKIQVGFALYVEEFVTAAVVDGQKDGHLLLLSTKRSQKLASSLWHIISFKLVSFGQSRKNLLLKVPFLGINHPLST, encoded by the exons atggGGGAGAAGAGGATAAGGGGTCAgccccaaaaagaagaagaagaagaagagttggTGGTGGAAAAtgaggggaagaagaagaaaagtgaAGCAGTTTCAGGGTACGAGCAGTTCAGAGACCAGAGAATCAAAGAGAACATGGAGAGGTTGCAGAAACTGGGGATTTTGGACCTTTCTCGCAATCTcaagccagaacccaaaaagCGTCTCAAGAAAGACCCTTCTCAGAAAAAGCCTTCTTCAACCTCTTCTGATCCCCCCAGGCGCTCCTCTCG GTTGCAGACTGTGGAGCGGGTTGTTTATGTGGAAAAACGTACTCCGAAGAAGAAGGCAAGGGAGAGCGAGGAGATAGAGATTCATATAGAAGAAGGATCAAAGCCTGAGATTTACACAGAAGAGGATATGAAGCTTTTGGGTGATTCCAAGACTGCATGGACTCTGATGGTGGATGGATATGGAGAAGATGGGGAGCGCATATATGATCCTTTTTACGGGAAATCTTGCCATCAATGCAG GCAGAAAACTCTTGGTCATCGCACCAGCTGCAGTACATGCACATCAGTTCAAGGGCAGTTTTGTGGCGATTGCTTATACACCAG TTTCTACCACTTTACAGATATGGGGAAAATATTTTGGAAGCAAACCAAAATCCAAGTTGGATTTGCCCTGTATGTCGAGGAATTTGTAACTGCAGCCGTTGTAGACGGGCAAAAGGATGGGCACCTACTTCTTCTCTCTACAAAAAG GTCACAAAAATTGGCTTCAAGTCTGTGGCACATTATCTCATTCAAACTCGTCAGTTTCGGCCAAAGCAGGAAGAACCTTCTGCTGAAGGTTCCATTCCTGGGGATAAATCACCCTCTTTCGACATAG
- the LOC131325685 gene encoding uncharacterized protein LOC131325685 isoform X1 gives MGEKRIRGQPQKEEEEEELVVENEGKKKKSEAVSGYEQFRDQRIKENMERLQKLGILDLSRNLKPEPKKRLKKDPSQKKPSSTSSDPPRRSSRLQTVERVVYVEKRTPKKKARESEEIEIHIEEGSKPEIYTEEDMKLLGDSKTAWTLMVDGYGEDGERIYDPFYGKSCHQCRQKTLGHRTSCSTCTSVQGQFCGDCLYTRYGENILEANQNPSWICPVCRGICNCSRCRRAKGWAPTSSLYKKVTKIGFKSVAHYLIQTRQFRPKQEEPSAEGSIPGDKSPSFDIEAKSPLHAEALDLPSSPEEIPDPKSEEGNNVKEDYSDDEYQEESDKHDSSDEESDHESGDD, from the exons atggGGGAGAAGAGGATAAGGGGTCAgccccaaaaagaagaagaagaagaagagttggTGGTGGAAAAtgaggggaagaagaagaaaagtgaAGCAGTTTCAGGGTACGAGCAGTTCAGAGACCAGAGAATCAAAGAGAACATGGAGAGGTTGCAGAAACTGGGGATTTTGGACCTTTCTCGCAATCTcaagccagaacccaaaaagCGTCTCAAGAAAGACCCTTCTCAGAAAAAGCCTTCTTCAACCTCTTCTGATCCCCCCAGGCGCTCCTCTCG GTTGCAGACTGTGGAGCGGGTTGTTTATGTGGAAAAACGTACTCCGAAGAAGAAGGCAAGGGAGAGCGAGGAGATAGAGATTCATATAGAAGAAGGATCAAAGCCTGAGATTTACACAGAAGAGGATATGAAGCTTTTGGGTGATTCCAAGACTGCATGGACTCTGATGGTGGATGGATATGGAGAAGATGGGGAGCGCATATATGATCCTTTTTACGGGAAATCTTGCCATCAATGCAG GCAGAAAACTCTTGGTCATCGCACCAGCTGCAGTACATGCACATCAGTTCAAGGGCAGTTTTGTGGCGATTGCTTATACACCAG ATATGGGGAAAATATTTTGGAAGCAAACCAAAATCCAAGTTGGATTTGCCCTGTATGTCGAGGAATTTGTAACTGCAGCCGTTGTAGACGGGCAAAAGGATGGGCACCTACTTCTTCTCTCTACAAAAAG GTCACAAAAATTGGCTTCAAGTCTGTGGCACATTATCTCATTCAAACTCGTCAGTTTCGGCCAAAGCAGGAAGAACCTTCTGCTGAAGGTTCCATTCCTGGGGATAAATCACCCTCTTTCGACATAGAAGCAAAGTCGCCATTGCACGCTGAGGCTCTTGACTTGCCTAGCAGTCCCGAGGAAATCCCAGACCCGAAATCTGAGGAGGGCAACAATGTCAAAGAGGACTACAGCGATGATGAGTATCAAGAGGAGAGTGACAAACACGATAGCAGTGATGAGGAGAGTGACCACGAGAGTGGAGATGATTGA